In Peromyscus leucopus breed LL Stock chromosome 16_21, UCI_PerLeu_2.1, whole genome shotgun sequence, a single genomic region encodes these proteins:
- the Rpp21 gene encoding ribonuclease P protein subunit p21, whose product MAGPVKDREAFQRLSFLYQAAHCVLSQNPENQALARFYCHTEKTIAKRLVLRQDPSVKRTLCRGCSSLLIPGLTCIQRQRRRKGQRWTVQTCLTCQRSQRFLNDPKHLLWGDRPEAQLENQADFKPSEPLPNVAHLAKENAQPQASNTTDEFTPFFQINKS is encoded by the exons ATGGCGGGCCCGGTGAAGGACCGCGAGGCCTTCCAGAGACTCAGCTTCCTATACCAG GCAGCACACTGCGTCCTCTCGCAGAACCCGGAGAACCAGGCGCTGGCGAGGTTTTACTGCCACACGGAGAAGACCATCGCGAAGCGGCTGGTCCTGCGGCA GGACCCCTCGGTGAAGAGGACGCTCTGTCGCGGctgctcctctctcctcatcccgGGCCTCACCTGCATCCAGCGCCAGAGAC GCAGAAAGGGACAGCGCTGGACAGTACAGACCTGCCTGACATGCCAGCGCAGCCAGCGGTTCCTCAATGACCCCAAGCATCTGCTCTGGGGTGACCGGCCTGAAGCCCAACTGGAAAATCAGGCAG ATTTCAAACCATCAGAGCCCCTGCCAAACGTAGCCCACCTCGCTAAGGAGAACGCACAGCCTCAGGCTTCAAACACCACTGATGAATTCACTCCATTTTTCCAGATAAATAAAAGTTGA